In Desulfobacterales bacterium, the genomic stretch AAGCCCGCGTCTGGTCCGTCTGGGCGGTTTGCCGGCATCTATGGCGTGCTTTTGTTTGTTCTGCTCGCCGCTGGATTAAGCGGCGGGATTTACGGCTGGTTACAGGGGGGCAGGGCCGGGGATGCGCCCTCCATAAGCGAGGAAGCCTCTCAAAAGGCGGGTCTTCCGAAAAAGGTCAAGCAGTTTGAAAAAAGCAGCGGCCAGGCAGCCCCGCCAGCTCAGCCCAAAACCGGGTCCAAACCTGTCGAAACCGCCCGGGCCAAAGTACTTCCCGCCCCTGAACCGGAGCCGGCGGCTTCGGACGGCCGTCCGAAAGTGGCCATTATCATCGATGATATCGGCCACCGAAAGGATATGGCGGAAAAATTTTTCAACCTGGAGGCGCGGCTCACGTATGCGATTCTCCCCTATAGCCGGTATCAGAGAGAAATTGCCGAAGCCGCCAACCGCCGGGGGTATCAGGTCATGCTGCACCTGCCCATGGAACCTGATGAGTATCCAAACATCGACCCCGGCCCGGGGGCCCTGCTCACCAGCATGACGCCCGATAAGCGGATCCGCCAGTTAAAGAGCGATCTGGCGGCGGTGCCCCATATAAAAGGGGTGAACAATCATATGGGATCAAAAATGACCGCCATGGCAGATCAGATGAATCAGGTGTTTACGGTATTAAAAAAACAGGGGCTTTTTTTTATTGACAGCCGGACCACCTCGGCCAGTCAGTGCCGCTCTTCGGCCCGCCTGTTTAAACTTCCGTTTGCCGAGCGGGATGTGTTTTTAGACCACGTGCAGACCCGTCAGGCGATTGCCCAAAAGATCGACGAATTGATCAATATTGCCGAAATTAACGGCTCAGCCATTGGTATCGGCCACCCCCATGAGATCACCTATGCCGTGCTCTCAGATAAGCTCCCCGAACTAAACCGCCGGGTCCGGCTGGTGTCCGCTTCGGCATTGGTCAATTAATTTTGGCAAATATTGACCATGCCTAATACCTCGATATTTGGTGACCCGCGCTCCGCCCTCCAGCAGTTCGATCATCTCTTTCAGGCCATCATTGATACGTCATCATTGATTTATTTGCAAGAAATTGCCCTTTTAGCCGAAACCAGCCAATGGATCCGGCTATTTACGATTCCGGGCGTTATCCGCGAATTCGGTACCGAAGAGGTTGAGTGCCCGATTCGTATTATTGACATAACAAACCGGAAGGACTGTGCGGATTCGACCGATGAGATGCTTTTCCGCACCGCCGTCGGCTTTCGGCTGCCGATTATATCCGAGGATAGGCAGATCTTGATGAGGGCGAGAAAGGCGAATTTGCCATATTTCAATACCCTGATGGTGCTCAATTTTTTACTATACAAAAACGCATTAAATTTATTAGAATATCAATCCGCTCTTGATCGGCTTAAAGCTACCGCCCGTTACTCGGATGAGATTTATGAATTCGGCGGCCAAGTCTTTGCCGAAATTCGCCGCGGAAAAGGTTACGACCCGGGTCAAGGAGCGGATTAGGCTAATCGGAAAGTTTTATGGATTTCATGTGATGAACTTTTATCCATAGCAAAGCTTTAAAGAGAATCGTATTATGACAAGTGACACACCCGAAGAATCCACCCAACACCTCTACCAGAAGATCAAAGACCTTCTCATTCAATCCAGGTCCAGGGCGCTACAGGCGGTCAATGCCGAGATGGTTGCCTGCTACTGGAATATTGGCCGACTGATTGTTGAAGAAGAACAGCGGGGAAAAGAGCGGGCAGAATATGGTAAAAGATTGATTAAGGAACTTTCAAGGAGACTTTCGGCTGAGTTTGGCAGGGGCTTTGATAAGTCCAACTTATGGAATATGCGCGCTTTTTATCTCGGTTATCCAAAAATCGACGCAGTGCGTCGAGAATTGACCTGGACACATTACCGCATACTGTTGCGCGTGGAAGATCCTTCTGCCCGCGCCTTTTATGAGAACGAAGCGGTGAATGCCCGCTGGTCAACCCGTGAGCTGGAACGGCAGATCAATTCATTGCTGTTCGAGCGGCTGGTGCTCTCAAGGGACAAAGACGGTGTCAGGGAACTGGCTGAAAAAGGACACGATGTTCAGCAGGCCGCCGATTTGGTCAAAGATCCTTATGTGTTGGAATTTGTGGGGCTCCCGCAGCAAAGCCGGCTTCTGGAGAAAGACCTTGAAGGTGCGCTGATTGACAAGTTGCAGCAGTTTCTTTTGGAACTTGGTAAGGGTTTCGCGTTTATGGCCCGGCAGCAGCGGATCACCCTGGATGAAAACCATTTTTATATTGACCTGGTATTTTACAATCGCCTGACCCGAAGCTTTGTGTTGATCGATTTGAAAGTGGGGGCGTTGAAACATCAGGATATCGGCCAGATGCAGATGTATGTGAATTATTACCAGCGTGAGATTACCGATGAAAGCGAAAATCCGCCCATTGGCATTATCTTGTGTTCGGATAAAAGTGATGCCGTGGTTCGATACACGTTGCCGGAGGATAATAAACAGATTTTCGCTTCCCGATATAAGCTCTATCTGCCGACCGAAGAGGAATTGGCGGCGGAAATCCAGAAGGAGCGTCAATACATAGAAATGGAAAAGCGCTTATCCGGCGATGAGGAAAGTTGATATGCCTTCATCACATTTTGTACTCTCCAAGGAGGCGGGGATGAAGCGCTGAAGTTATGCCCGTGCGGTCCGGGCCAGTCCGGCGGCAAAAGCGATCCAGTCCTCCTCGGCCCTGGATTCATAGACGGTCAGGCCTTTTTTAAGCATTTCATCCAATACCCATTGCCGCTTGTCGCCGATAATGCCCGAGCAGATGAAAATTCCATCCGGTTTCAGCAGCCCGGGAATATCCGAGAGCAGGGTGAGAATCACTTCGGTCAGGATGTTGGCAGCGATAAAATCAAACTGACCGGATACCTTGTTCGCCAGGTGGCCGGTTTTTAGGGTGTATTTTTCCGGGGCAATCCGGTTTTGGGAAAGATTTTCCATGGCCACGGCCACCGCGTCCTCATCCTTGTCAATGCCGGTCATCGGCCCGGCGCCCAGCCGGTCCGCGGCAATCATCAGGATGCCCGAGCCGGTGCCCACATCCAGAAAGGTGTCGCCCGGCTTTAAATAGGATTCCAGGAGTTGAATGCAAAGCCTGGTGGTGGGATGCGTCCCGGTGCCAAAGGCCATGCCCGGATCGATTTCAAGGATGGTTTCCCCGGGATTGGCTTGATACTCGCGCCAGGTGGGCTTAATCACAAACCGATCCGATATTTTGCGCGGATAGAAAAACTTCTTCCAGGACTCGGCCCAGTCCTCTTCGTCGACATCCGTGTAGATGACCCGGGTGACAATGCCGTCATTTTCGTTGATCCGGGCAAGGGCGGCCTCAAGGTGGCGGCAGTTCTCTTCCAGCCGCGAGTTTTTTGAAAAATAGCCGATCACGGAATGGTGATCCGGCATGGGCGCCGCATCCTGGGCCCAGTCGGCGCTCGGATCATACTCCGGGGTTTCCACGCTCACCCCGTTTAGCCCGATGTCATAATAAATATCTGAGATCAGGGAAATGGCGGTATCCATATCCTGATACAGGGAATAGTCGATAATCACTTTGGCTTCAATCCACTTCATTTATCCACTCTTCTTCTAAAAGGTTGGGCCCAAGGTAAGCCGAATGATGGCGAAAAACAAGAAGATTTTAAAGCGCCGGGCCAAGCAAGTCACGCTTTGTTGGGCCCGCCCCTTTATTCGCTTGACGGGTGCGGGGGGAGTTGATAGTTTCCTTCATCATTATGGAATTTGACTCAAGAAAATACCAGCGCCTGCGGGAATCCATGGTGAAAAATCAGATTGAGGCCCGCGGGATTAATGATCCGGGGGTGTTTGCGGCCATGCGCCGGGTGCCCAGGCATATGTTCGTCAGCGAGGCGCTGATGGACCAGGCCTATGCGGATCACCCCCTGCCTATCGGCGAGCAGCAGACCATATCCCAGCCCTATATCGTGGCCCACATGACCCAGGCGCTGCAGGTGGATGGTGAGGACCGGGTGCTTGAGATCGGCACCGGCTCCGGCTATCAGGCGGCGGTTTTGGCGGAAATCGCCTATAAAGTCTATACCATCGAAAAAAAGCGCAACCTCTATATCCGGGCGCGCAAAATCTTTGATCAATTGAAGTATATGAATATCGTGACCCGATACTCGGACGGCACCATGGGCTGGCGGGAGGAAAGCCCGTTTGATGCCATACTAGTTACCGCGGGCGCCCCGGAAATCCCCAAAACCCTGGTGAATCAGCTGGCCATGGGCGGCCGGATGGTGATTCCCGTGGGACAGTCCTTCTCCCAGGAGCTGATCAAGCTGTTTCGGGATGAAAACGGCATTCATAAAACCCGGCTTGGCGGGTGCCGGTTTGTTAAACTGGTAGGCGAGCACGGGTGGGGCGAAGAGTGAGGCAGACGGCGCCTAAATCCTGGGCGGAGGCCTTTTTCAGCAGTCCGGGCCCCCGTTCCTTTAAGAGCGCGGTTTTTCTGGCGGTCAAAGGGGTGTGTATGGGGGCGGCGGACACGGTGCCCGGGGTGTCGGGGGGCACCATCGCCCTGATTACCGGGATATACGAGGACCTGCTGGCAGCGGTGAAATCCGCAAACGCCAGGGTAATCGGCCGCCTGGCAGTCCTGGATATCAAGACCGCGCTGGCCGAGCTTCACATCCGGTTTCTCCTCTCGCTTTTTTTGGGGATCGGGCTGGCGGTGGTTACGCTGGCCCGGATCATGAATTATCTGCTTCATCACCACCCGCAGCTGACCTGGAGCCTGTTTTTCGGTCTGATTGCCGCCTCGATCTGGGTGGTGGGGAAAAAAATCGACCGGTGGCATGCGGGCACCGCAATAACCTTTCTCATCGGGGCGGCCGCGGCCTTTCAGGTCGTCCATCTGGTGCCGGCCACCACCCCGGAGACCCTTTGGTTTATCTTTCTGTCCGGGTTTATCGCCATCTGTGCGATGATTCTCCCCGGGCTAAGCGGGGCATTTATCCTGCTCATCCTGGGCAAGTATGAGTTCATCACCGCAACGCTCAAAAATCCGTTCGATCCGGTCAATGCCGGCATTATCCTGGTTTTTGTGGCCGGCTGCGGCCTGGGGCTGGCCGGATTTTCCCGGGTATTGAAGTATCTGCTGGATGCCTATCACAATCTGACCCTGGCGTTTCTCACCGGCCTGATGGTGGGGTCCATGCGCAAAATCTGGCCCTGGAAGGAAACTTTGGAAGCCAAAATGGTCGGCGGGGAGCTTCGGGTGCTGCGCGAGAAAAACGTTATGCCCGGGGCGTTTGATACGGATCTGCTGTTTGCCGTGGCGCTGATGCTCGCGGGCTTTATTTTTGTGATCTGCCTGGAATGGTTCTCCCGCGAGAAAGCCGTGGGGTAGCATTTGGCGGATGCGCTGGCGCTTATCCGCCCTCCGGATTACTCCTGCCGAGATAAAGCCGTGGGTTAGGCCAGGGCGGCGAATTTTTCCTGAAGCTGTTTCTGGACCACCGGCGGCACCATGCTTTCAATGTTTCCGCCAAACCGCGCGGCCTCCTTGATGATGGAGGAGCTGGTGAATATCCAGCGAAGCCCGGTCATAAGGAATACGGTCTGGATCTCCCGGTTCAGCCGCCGGTTCATGAGCGCCATCTGGAATTCATATTCAAAATCCGATACCGCCCGCATGCCCCGCAGGATGGCATTGGCCTGCCGGCGCTGGGCATAGTCCACGAGCAGGCCCTTATAAGAGTCTATCTCGATATTCTCAACGTCCTTTAGGGACTCCCGCAGAAGGGCGACGCGTTCATCAACGGAAAAGAGCGTTTGCTTGGCGGGGTTGTCCAGAATGGTGATGATAATTCGGTCAAAAATTTTCAGGCCGCGCTGGATAATATCCAGGTGCCCGTTGGTGACCGGATCAAATGAACCGGGGTATACCGCCGTACGTTCCATAGGGCCATCCTTGTCACATGTTATTTTCGGGTTCTATTGGTCTGATACCGTCTCCGAGGGGGATTGCGGCAACGCCCTCTCTATCATAAAATTTAAAAAGGTTACAAGGGTTTTTCCATACCTGCGGCGGTCCGTGACGTAAAACGGGGGATGGATTTCGGGCAGAGGGGCTTTGGCTGAATGTTCGATGGCAATGACGGCCCCGTTTTCAAGCCCGTTGCTTTCCGCCAGGTTTTTAAGGGCTGGCGCTATAAAATCGCCCTGGTAGGGTGGATCCATAAATGCCACGTCAAAACCGGGCCGAAGGGATCGGATGCAGTTCAGATCCCGGGTGATATCCCATTTGATGCACTGGGCCTGCTTTTCCGCCCGGCAGAGGCGGATGTTTTTTTTTATCGCCGCAATGGCCCGGTCATCGGACTCAATAAATACCGCGCGCGCCGCCCCCCGGCTTAGGGCTTCCAGACCGAATGCGCCGGTGCCGGCAAACAGATCCAAAATCCGGGCGTGCGCTATATCCCGGGCCAGAATGCTGAATATGGCCTCTCTGACTTTCCCGCCGGTGGGTCGGATCTCTTTGCCGCGGACCGGCATGAGTTTTCTGCCTTTATATAAGCCGCTGATAATTCGCATGGGATTATTTCATCTTTCTGGCGATCTTTTGAACCTGCGATTTGTCCGCACCGATGCGTTTGGCGGTTTTTGAGATATCGAATTCATACTGCCTGAGTTTTTGACGGATAAAGGCCTGCTCAAAGGCCTGCTGGGCCTCTTTCAAACGGTCAAAGGCAAACAGGGCGGGGTCTGCTTCTTTACTCTCGCCTGATTTCGGATTATACGGCGGCGGGATATCCGATGCCTCGATGGTCTCCTTGGTTGTGCTAATCACCAGCCGCTCCAGCAGATTTTTTAACTCCCGCACATTGCCGGGCCAGGAATACTGCTGCAGCATTGTGAGGGCGGATTCGGAAAGGGTTTTGAGTGCCAGCGCGTTATTTTCGGCAATTTGGGTTAAAAATAATCCGGCCAGCTCCGGAATGTCCGCTTGGCGCTCCCGCAGCGGGGGAACTTCGATCGGTATCACATTGATGCGATAATACAGATCCTCCCGGAACCGGCCGGCTTCGATTTCCCCGGCCAGATCCTTGTTGCTCGAGGCGATGATCCGCACGTCTACGGAGAGTGTCCGGTCTCCGCCGATGCGCTGGTATTTTTTTTCCTGCAGGACCCGGAGCAGGGTGGCCTGGGTCTTTAAGTCCATATCCCCGATTTCGTCAAAAAACAGGGTGCCCTGATCCGCCAGTTCAAATTTTCCCTTCTTTTTTGCCGTGGCCTCGGTAAAGGCGCCTTTTTCATGGCCTAAGAGTTCGCTCTCGAAAAGTTCATGCGAGATGGCTGCGCAGTTGACATCAATCAAGGGCTTATCCGCCCGGTGGCTGAACTGATGGATCATGCGGGCGACCAGCTCTTTGCCGGTGCCGTGTTCGCCGGAGATCAATACCCAGGCATCCGTGGGCGCGGCAATGCTGATCTGTTTTTTTAGTTCCTGGATCGGGGGGCTGCTGCCGGTGATGGCGTTTCGCTCAATGGTTTTTTTCCGCAGATACTGATTCTCTTCCTCCAGCCGGCGGAAGTTTAGGGCGTTATTAATGGCCACGATGACCTTGTCGATGGAGATGGGCTTTTCGATAAAATCATAGGCGCCCATTTTGGTGGCATTCACCGCGGTTTCAATGGTGCCGTGGCCGGTGATCATCACGACCTGGGTGCTGGGATGGTGTATCTTGATCTCTTTTAGGGTGTCAATCCCGTCAATGCCCGGCATCCAGATATCGAGCAGCACCAGATCCGGCAGTTCCTTTTCAAGGATTTTAAGCGCCTCATACCCATTGGTGGCGGTCAGGGTCTCAAACCCTTCGTCAGCCAGGATCCCGCTCAATGATTTGAGTATGGACGCTTCATCATCAACAATCAGAATCGATGGAAACATAAATGCTCCTTCAGGTGCCGTTAACCGGCAGTTCGACCACAAACCGGGCCCCCCGGGGCGGGTTGTCCGCCGCCCAGATGCGGCCGTTGTGATCGGACACGATAGTGC encodes the following:
- a CDS encoding divergent polysaccharide deacetylase family protein, whose product is MDKTKKNTAGTQKGKSTARKPAAKKASAKKPAAKKPAAKKPAAKKPAAKKSAAKRPAGKSASAKKVPSKRTPAKKSTASANSTAKKSAGSKKTPARKSSSSRPASRKPAKKPASGPSGRFAGIYGVLLFVLLAAGLSGGIYGWLQGGRAGDAPSISEEASQKAGLPKKVKQFEKSSGQAAPPAQPKTGSKPVETARAKVLPAPEPEPAASDGRPKVAIIIDDIGHRKDMAEKFFNLEARLTYAILPYSRYQREIAEAANRRGYQVMLHLPMEPDEYPNIDPGPGALLTSMTPDKRIRQLKSDLAAVPHIKGVNNHMGSKMTAMADQMNQVFTVLKKQGLFFIDSRTTSASQCRSSARLFKLPFAERDVFLDHVQTRQAIAQKIDELINIAEINGSAIGIGHPHEITYAVLSDKLPELNRRVRLVSASALVN
- a CDS encoding PDDEXK nuclease domain-containing protein; translated protein: MTSDTPEESTQHLYQKIKDLLIQSRSRALQAVNAEMVACYWNIGRLIVEEEQRGKERAEYGKRLIKELSRRLSAEFGRGFDKSNLWNMRAFYLGYPKIDAVRRELTWTHYRILLRVEDPSARAFYENEAVNARWSTRELERQINSLLFERLVLSRDKDGVRELAEKGHDVQQAADLVKDPYVLEFVGLPQQSRLLEKDLEGALIDKLQQFLLELGKGFAFMARQQRITLDENHFYIDLVFYNRLTRSFVLIDLKVGALKHQDIGQMQMYVNYYQREITDESENPPIGIILCSDKSDAVVRYTLPEDNKQIFASRYKLYLPTEEELAAEIQKERQYIEMEKRLSGDEES
- the prmA gene encoding 50S ribosomal protein L11 methyltransferase, with the protein product MKWIEAKVIIDYSLYQDMDTAISLISDIYYDIGLNGVSVETPEYDPSADWAQDAAPMPDHHSVIGYFSKNSRLEENCRHLEAALARINENDGIVTRVIYTDVDEEDWAESWKKFFYPRKISDRFVIKPTWREYQANPGETILEIDPGMAFGTGTHPTTRLCIQLLESYLKPGDTFLDVGTGSGILMIAADRLGAGPMTGIDKDEDAVAVAMENLSQNRIAPEKYTLKTGHLANKVSGQFDFIAANILTEVILTLLSDIPGLLKPDGIFICSGIIGDKRQWVLDEMLKKGLTVYESRAEEDWIAFAAGLARTARA
- a CDS encoding protein-L-isoaspartate(D-aspartate) O-methyltransferase, producing MEFDSRKYQRLRESMVKNQIEARGINDPGVFAAMRRVPRHMFVSEALMDQAYADHPLPIGEQQTISQPYIVAHMTQALQVDGEDRVLEIGTGSGYQAAVLAEIAYKVYTIEKKRNLYIRARKIFDQLKYMNIVTRYSDGTMGWREESPFDAILVTAGAPEIPKTLVNQLAMGGRMVIPVGQSFSQELIKLFRDENGIHKTRLGGCRFVKLVGEHGWGEE
- a CDS encoding DUF368 domain-containing protein — protein: MGRRVRQTAPKSWAEAFFSSPGPRSFKSAVFLAVKGVCMGAADTVPGVSGGTIALITGIYEDLLAAVKSANARVIGRLAVLDIKTALAELHIRFLLSLFLGIGLAVVTLARIMNYLLHHHPQLTWSLFFGLIAASIWVVGKKIDRWHAGTAITFLIGAAAAFQVVHLVPATTPETLWFIFLSGFIAICAMILPGLSGAFILLILGKYEFITATLKNPFDPVNAGIILVFVAGCGLGLAGFSRVLKYLLDAYHNLTLAFLTGLMVGSMRKIWPWKETLEAKMVGGELRVLREKNVMPGAFDTDLLFAVALMLAGFIFVICLEWFSREKAVG
- the coaD gene encoding pantetheine-phosphate adenylyltransferase is translated as MERTAVYPGSFDPVTNGHLDIIQRGLKIFDRIIITILDNPAKQTLFSVDERVALLRESLKDVENIEIDSYKGLLVDYAQRRQANAILRGMRAVSDFEYEFQMALMNRRLNREIQTVFLMTGLRWIFTSSSIIKEAARFGGNIESMVPPVVQKQLQEKFAALA
- the rsmD gene encoding 16S rRNA (guanine(966)-N(2))-methyltransferase RsmD; the protein is MRIISGLYKGRKLMPVRGKEIRPTGGKVREAIFSILARDIAHARILDLFAGTGAFGLEALSRGAARAVFIESDDRAIAAIKKNIRLCRAEKQAQCIKWDITRDLNCIRSLRPGFDVAFMDPPYQGDFIAPALKNLAESNGLENGAVIAIEHSAKAPLPEIHPPFYVTDRRRYGKTLVTFLNFMIERALPQSPSETVSDQ
- a CDS encoding sigma-54 dependent transcriptional regulator, which gives rise to MFPSILIVDDEASILKSLSGILADEGFETLTATNGYEALKILEKELPDLVLLDIWMPGIDGIDTLKEIKIHHPSTQVVMITGHGTIETAVNATKMGAYDFIEKPISIDKVIVAINNALNFRRLEEENQYLRKKTIERNAITGSSPPIQELKKQISIAAPTDAWVLISGEHGTGKELVARMIHQFSHRADKPLIDVNCAAISHELFESELLGHEKGAFTEATAKKKGKFELADQGTLFFDEIGDMDLKTQATLLRVLQEKKYQRIGGDRTLSVDVRIIASSNKDLAGEIEAGRFREDLYYRINVIPIEVPPLRERQADIPELAGLFLTQIAENNALALKTLSESALTMLQQYSWPGNVRELKNLLERLVISTTKETIEASDIPPPYNPKSGESKEADPALFAFDRLKEAQQAFEQAFIRQKLRQYEFDISKTAKRIGADKSQVQKIARKMK